Below is a window of Moorella thermoacetica DNA.
AGGTGCAGGAAGACGTAGGCCAGGACGCCCCACACGATACCCTCGGCAATATTATAGGTAAAGGGCATCATAGCAATGGTTAAAAAGGCCGGGGCTGCTTCCAGGAAATTGCTAAAATCGATTTTCATGATCGGTTCCATCATAAAAATACCGACGATGATCAGGATGGGCGCGGTAGCTACCGCCGGTACGATGCCCACCAGGGGCGAGATAAACAAACAAGCCAGGAATAAAATAGCAACTACCAGACTGGTCAATCCTGTACGCCCACCTTCGGCTACACCGGCAGCACTCTCGATATAGGCTGTCAGGGTACTGGTTCCCAGGATGGCACCCAGGGTGGTACCTACAGCGTCGGAGATCAGGGCTTTGCCGGCCCTGGGCAGGTTGCCGTTTTCATCCAGTAAGTTAGCTTTACTACTGACGCCGATCAAGGTACCGATGGTATCGAAGAGGTCGACAAAGGTAAAGGTAAAAATTATGGGAATGAGACCGGTGGCCCATAGGCCCGGCAGGCCCCTGGTAAAGGCCCCGAATGTAGGAGCCAGGCTGGGCGGCAGGCTCAGGAGCTTGAAACTGTCGATTTTGGTAACTCCCATGGGGATGCCGATTATAGTGATGATAATGATACTCAGGAGCAGTGCCCCCCGGACCCGGAGGGCCACCAGGAGGGCCGTAATTACCAGGCCCATGGCCGCCAGCAGGACGGGAGGCTTACTCAAGTCGCCCAGTTGAACCAGGGTATCGGGATTGGGCACTACCAGGCCGGCATTTTGCAGGCCGATCAGGGCGATAAAAAGGCCGATACCGGCACTGATCGCCAGCTTGAGGGACAGGGGGATGGAGTTAACAATAGCCTCCCGGGCTTTAGTAAGGGTCAAGATGATAAAGATAACGCCGCTCATAAATACTGCTGCCAGGGCTACTTCCCAGGGGTAATGCATTTGCTTTACAATAGTAAAGGCAAAAAAGGCGTTGAGACCCATACCGGGCGCAATGGCAATAGGGTAATTGGCGCTAAAACTCATGATCAGGGTGGCTATGGCCGCTGAAAGGATGGTAGCCACCATTACCGCGCCGAAATCCATGCCGGTGCTACTGAGAATCGTCGGATTTACAAAGATAATGTAGGCCATGGTCATAAAGGTTGTAACGCCGGCCAGCACTTCGGTTCGGGCGTCAGTACCGTTGGCCCTCAACTTAAAGGTCTTTTCCAGGAAGCCCGCCCCTTCTTGTTGTCCAGACATACCATGGATCACCCCGCTTTTTTAATGCCAACCGGGTAGCAGGCTTTGATAAAAGCCTCCCTCCTTCCCGCCGCTTTATACTCCCCGGCCGGTAGTCTCAGTATAAATATAGAATCCTGGTAGAATCAAATATAAAAAACCCGACGACGAAGAATAACCTTCGTAGCCGGGCAATTTACGGTTGCCTAGTAGAAACTCCCGGACCGCATTTCCGGGAATATACGAAGCAGGGTTAAATTATTTTTTATGATTATATTTCGTTATTAAGTCGTAAATTCCTGCTTAGCTATAGTTAAATATCATAATTTTTATAAAGAGTTTTTAAACCCAGGTTTAATTCCCTGTAAAACCTTAAAGCCTACCGGGACGGGAATTTCACAAGCTTGCTTTTGGGGTTGCAGCGCAGATCGTAGTCTGGCAGCTGTATAGACCTGAGAGTCGGAGAAGTTGTCCTGGATTACTTTACACAAAAGCCCGGTGACTTGATGGGCGATTAACCAGGATATAAGCACCGACAAAGGCTCATTCTGAAAAATTACTGCCCAACGTTTATTTTTTTAATTTGTTTTAGCAGGGGTATTCCCAGGGCCAGGACGGCGATGGCCTCGCCCGTGGCGACACTTCCCATGGCCAGGAGGATATGGACGTGCAATAAGTACGATAGATAAGCACCTACAATGACACCGTTTAAGAGAATGGGCGGCAGGTAAGCAATCCAGCTCCGCCGCCAGACATAGGTCAGCCAGGCGGCTGCCAGGGTGGTGAGACTGCCCAGGAAGATATCGATGGGTCCCAGGCCGCCGTAAATGTTACTTATTAGGCACCCGATAAAGAGCCCCGGAACGGCTTCCGGGTATAGGATGGGTAATAGGGTAAGGGCTTCTGCCACCCTCACCTGAAGGTAGCCGAAGCTAATTGGTTTAAGGATTATCGTTACCACCGCATAGAGGGCGGCGATAACGGCTCCCCGGGCGATTTTAGCGGTTATCACGAATTACCTACCTCCATGGAAGGGATATTTTCTT
It encodes the following:
- a CDS encoding NCS2 family permease; this encodes MSGQQEGAGFLEKTFKLRANGTDARTEVLAGVTTFMTMAYIIFVNPTILSSTGMDFGAVMVATILSAAIATLIMSFSANYPIAIAPGMGLNAFFAFTIVKQMHYPWEVALAAVFMSGVIFIILTLTKAREAIVNSIPLSLKLAISAGIGLFIALIGLQNAGLVVPNPDTLVQLGDLSKPPVLLAAMGLVITALLVALRVRGALLLSIIIITIIGIPMGVTKIDSFKLLSLPPSLAPTFGAFTRGLPGLWATGLIPIIFTFTFVDLFDTIGTLIGVSSKANLLDENGNLPRAGKALISDAVGTTLGAILGTSTLTAYIESAAGVAEGGRTGLTSLVVAILFLACLFISPLVGIVPAVATAPILIIVGIFMMEPIMKIDFSNFLEAAPAFLTIAMMPFTYNIAEGIVWGVLAYVFLHLVTGNTKKISITMWILAVLFIIRFFA
- a CDS encoding QueT transporter family protein is translated as MITAKIARGAVIAALYAVVTIILKPISFGYLQVRVAEALTLLPILYPEAVPGLFIGCLISNIYGGLGPIDIFLGSLTTLAAAWLTYVWRRSWIAYLPPILLNGVIVGAYLSYLLHVHILLAMGSVATGEAIAVLALGIPLLKQIKKINVGQ